CAGTGTGATTGATAAacattagttgacaaaaaaaagtgattGATAAACATTAGAGTTAACTGAAATAATTAAAGTAAGTACATTACCATTTTTTTGGtatcattattcatgtttactaacactaaagagatattttcaaaaatatcttctttattaagtggcaacaaaatttttattttttattttttatatatataataaataattatttaaataaaaatatttcaaaaaattttaaaaataaattttttaatgttttcgaattatactttttcaaattcggacttttatttttaaaaattgaattctttttgaattttttttttcaaaatttctctttgaaaatcaaaaattattttttgaaactatttttaaagtatttatttatatatttattagaatcataaatttcacattctaaaaaccctacccacccctcaactctaaaccctaagtctagattagttaaccttaaaattataaatgtattttaccatttattaaaaatgaaagtaaaatgattagtgtaaacatgttAAAATATCACTATAAATATGGTATTTTTAGCAattttcaaaatgaaaattCCCCGTAAATGAGTAAATGGACTAATCCAGTTTCTTATATCCAAAATcaaaagtctaaataaaataagGAGAAATTTCAATTCTACCACGAGTTtgataccacttttcaaatttacaattaataaataactattttcataattaccttaaatttgtgataaaataacactaactaaaattttaaaatattaatagaacatttataaatccaaCCTCTTAATACCAAACTTTAAACAATAATCAATAGAGAATAAATccaaatattagtatatattttgataggtcgtatttttgaaaagtaGTACTTAACATGTTGTATTTCTAACcaaatttcttataaaataacgacatattatttttatgataatattcctatataaatataaactaaaagtgccgcaaaacattttaataaagaACAATAAAATACTTACCAGTTGTTACAATTTCAttctcaaaataatatatattaagttatacataatattattaaagtatatttacatatttaagacaaccacaaaacaaaatgaaaatataaaaaaaaatcaaaattttaatctttctAAGAACAAAAAGAATGTAGTTGAAATGGGAGAATTAGCAGTAAGGGTATTCAATTCGGTAACAGCAaaccaaaataaagaaaatggttTGTATTTGGTGATACCTAATAAACcgaatgaattttattttttcaaaactgCAGTATATAAACATGGTTAAATATAATAACCGAATTAAACttcaatttgattttgaaagaatatatgtaatttAATATACTCACAAAAAGAGTAACTGGACTAATCCAGTTTCTTATATCCAAAAGTAAAGGTTAAAAAAgtaataacatataatttttatgataatattttattatttttatacatctAAATTACGGAATTTCTCAAAGtattttaataaagaaaataaaatacttaCTAATTGTTACAGTTTAATTCtcaaaacaatttatattaagttatacatatttttttaaaaactatttacaTATCTAAAGCAACAACCAACCTAAAATACAAATgcaaatttaatcaaaattttatttaatagaacaaaaaataatgtaGTTGAATTCGGAGAAATAGAATTAGGGATGTTCAATCCGGTAAAACCGAaatgaaacagaaaaaaacagTGTGTCTTTGGTAATaccaaataaaccaaaatcaaatgcatgttatttttaagaaactgtaatatataaatatggttCAGTATATTaatcgaataaaccgaacaagcTGATTAATTAGGTTATAGtagtatatttatatgtaaattgtatataactaataatatatacataatttattttattgatatgatcTTCATTAAACCGGTGATTTTTgtaattctttttgttttaagttaaaagttattttgtttttctcatttttatcaaactaaataaaatataacttttgttGACAGATCATTGtgctaaaatttagtttttaataatattatgacaatatttaaaactgtttttttttatgaaagttATCATAATTATTAACTTTTGCTCTTACTAATTATTTCTCAATTGTTaattaaaacagaaaaatattCTATTCGAACTATAGAGTAGTGAAGATATCTTTATGTTTCAATAAATCCGATtcttaatcatataaaataaatttcttagAATATATAACAGATAAATATAgctatattttttgatataaaaccgaacaaaccaaaatcGATAGTATATAAACTGCACTAAACTAAagtagatgtgttattaatatggTAGATAGTTTTTTTATGATCATGGTATCCGGATGCCCTTGAGAGAGACCCAACTAGCGCCAAAAGACCGTCTTGATTAGCGCTTAAAGACCGTCCACTGGAGCTAAGCCAGAGAGCTCGCCGAAGGTATCCTTGAAGACCGTATTTTTCATCCATTTTAATCGATGGGTGCCGAAATACAAACCTAGGTGGTGGAACTTACAACCGTGAACCCTTTACCATCATGCTACAAGCACCGGGTTAATATGGTAGATAGtttttactaaccaaaatatCGAAAACCCCCAAAAACATGAACATTAACTGATCCAAAAGTCCGAACTACATCTCTAAGTAGTATGTAGAAGCAATTTAATATACTTAAATGATAACCAAAGCGAATAgatattaaatatctaaaatcacatatctaattaaaatataattttattgatataaattatgcacataaactataaaataatttaaaataataattaaaatgttaatcaattatgataatatatttattttattaatatttttatttgtgcaTGAGTCCCAGAGAATCATCTAATTATAACTAACGTGACAAACAGTCattaccaaaataaaatttgatgtattttcatgtttatatacAATACAccacaaaataatgaaaaaatagaTTCTACTTGATTGGTAATTTTTAGTTTAATCTAATCAAAAGTAAAATATTGATCTAGAGCAAAATTTTAGTCTATATTACCTTTCAATCACACacgaaatattaaaaatattttcagtgAAACTGTCATATATATCAAAGATTTTACACAATATTAGAACAGGGAAAGGTATTGATGATCACTAGTATTGAACTATCGATGATtccaaattaaattatttatctatcaatgattttacaaaatatactgAGAAAGGCATTAAtgattattaacaaaaaatattcattttagtaCATAAATATGCAGCAGAAAGCAGCTGAGCTCACAAAAATTCTACTTACACTAGCTTCAAGCTGGCTTCTGCCGCCCTGCTTTAAAAACTAGTATTTGTtcccacacaaaaaaaattaaaaattcccTATGCACAGTAAACCAACCATGACCTGTTTCGGTTTACTGCATCTTAAGCCTGGTTTAACATATCAGCCGAATTCACGAAGGTGCCGTGAAAACCATACGGTACTCTTGATGGCAACTTAATGGTTGCTTCCAGTTCCAACGTAACGGCGTTAACAATCTGAAGCTCCGATTTCCAACCCTCCTCGTCGTGCACAAACGACATAATGTAACCGTCATCTTCTCCGTCAGATTCTAACCCTCTGGGTAAGAAAAAAGGTTCACCTCCGTATTTTTTATCACCGTAAAAATGATTTTTGACTTCTCCGGTTGAAAGATCCACTTTAGCGAATCCGGATACTTTAGGCCACGGTTCGGCTATGGCTAGGTACGCGTACCGGGTTTTCCTCCCTAGAAAATTCCGGTTAACCATACCAGCTTCAAGATTCATCTGAACCGAACCGGGAATTATAGTTCTTCGTGTGGATTTTCCGGTTTTGAGATTTAACCGGATTTCAGACAAAACACTGTTGAGCTGCTCATCACACTCGTTGAAGATGGAATCCGCCGGAGTCATACAAGATCCGATCACAACAGCCTCATCAGTCTCCGGTGACTCCCAAGCGTTCCACAAGTGGAAACAGAAAGTGTCCGGAGACTCTACCCAGATCATCTCCGACGCGTCCTCGGCGTTTTTCGGCAAAATACCAAACCGGGAGACTTTCTCTCCGTCGTACTTAACCGGTGATTTCCCAAGAAACATGTCGGAGAGCTTAAACACAACTTGTTGATCAGGAATCACCACGAAATTCTCTGTGATCGCGAAATCGTGCATCATCGTCGGACTCGCGAGAGGAATCTCAACGTCCGGCGACTTCTCCCCTTCCGGCGAGAATCTGAAGTATTTAAGGTACGGTTTCTTAACGACGTCGTAGCTCAACGCAAATAGCTCCTTCGTTTCAGGGTCAATTTTAGGGTGAGCGATCATGGCGGAGTTTAATTGTCCGTCGAAGTCGAATCTTCCGACGGTCTCGAGATCGCCATCATCGGTAACGCGAACTTGGTAAGGGAGATCGTCTTCAGACATTGCTAATAACCGGTCGTGGAAATAAACCAAACCGGCGTTAGCGACTCCGGTTCCATTACGGTGATttaataaaccgaataaaccacgTGCGTAAAATAGCATCAACCGAGCGATGCCGGTGTGACCGTGTAGCTCGCCTATGGCTTTAGGGAAAATCGGAGAACCAAGACGTTTCTCCTGAACCAATCTCTCGGTTTCCGTAAACCGGCACGAGTAACTCGCGTCTCCGTTAGTGATTTTAACGGCGTGAACCATGCCGTCTCCGTCGAAGAGGTGATGACCAGAGACTGGCTCGAAGAGTGGATTAGCGCCGTTACGTAAATAAACGCCGTCAATGCAGTCAGGGATTTTCCCGGTAACGGAGAGTGATGATTTAACGGATTGCTCCGGCACCGGAGCGTAGTTACCGGAGATCTGATGGCGAGGATCAACGGTTTTAGGAAGAGGCTGAGAACGCTCGCGAGAGAGTAATGCGGCCTCGGCCAAGTCGAAAGCGGCGGAAGCGGCCCGTTGGAGAGGATTCCAGTTAGAAGTGTCCTTTTCCAGAATTATGGGCTTCGGCGAAGGGTAGTTTGGGAAATTTAATAAAGCCGGAGAGTCTGTGACGGAGTTTGTTGAGAATTTACGGCGTCTGGACTTGGTGTTGGTGTAACAAACGGAGGATGACGGTGAAGGAGCATCGAGATCTGACGGTGCAAAGGAGAGATTGAGTTTGGCTGGGTTTGGTGATATTATGTAAGAAGAAGCCATGGGGGAGAGGGAGAAAGAGAGTTGAGAGATTTTGAGAAATGGAGAGTGAGAGAGGTTGAGTATATATAGACTTTCTTCTGAGGTTGGACtaagaaaatcaaatataataatgttttttctACATAAAAATAAGGAAAAGTAATCgcatattaaaatatgaaatactaTGTTACTAGATTAAGATCAGCGCCATGCGCgaaatgaatattatatataaaaattattttatatattatatgtttataacatattatgaaataataaatatatattaaataattaaaaaatcattatctactacttataaaattaaattggtgcaaacatataaataaattttataaatcgaaaaaatatctttctattttatatgatatataattaaatttaaatgatagtaacatatatatggtatattttaatattaatatttattagatgatgctttttgctcatatttattttatcatttgtatctgttatagcaaaaagtctaaattagtgataacaaaatttttacttTGGGATTAATGGcttaagtattttataatattttaaaaaattaagttgtcaatagtttttcaaattttttatcaaaaaaatattcaaagtaaatttcaaaattaagatatttatgtattgttatatggcatatagtttaatttaaaatggtacatatatttatatatcttttacttttgatacttattaaatgagactttcaacttatattattttttaattatttgtattatgtcataacaaaagttttaaatcatagatcacaaaatttgaatgtgaaacttttaacagttttagtaatttatactcgtttttaaaaattcaaaatataatatataaataatttttttaatttttattatatggttactataatttttttatttattttaatatcttgaaattaaacaaatataattatagtacacacttatttttatcaaatctttattatttaaaatcattaattgttatacatactttagccacattagacaattccgtaattttatttaaggaaataatgaagcacattaataatgtatttattgtggtttaataaaaaaacttattatatatttagatggaccaacctatttctctaaagattctaagaatcattctagtgatgacacgtggctacaaaaaaaaaatgttacaatgcttctcaaataatatataggggattatatactttttttatttgacTCCAACTGAATAGACATT
The nucleotide sequence above comes from Brassica napus cultivar Da-Ae chromosome A9, Da-Ae, whole genome shotgun sequence. Encoded proteins:
- the LOC106363948 gene encoding probable 9-cis-epoxycarotenoid dioxygenase NCED5, chloroplastic → MASSYIISPNPAKLNLSFAPSDLDAPSPSSSVCYTNTKSRRRKFSTNSVTDSPALLNFPNYPSPKPIILEKDTSNWNPLQRAASAAFDLAEAALLSRERSQPLPKTVDPRHQISGNYAPVPEQSVKSSLSVTGKIPDCIDGVYLRNGANPLFEPVSGHHLFDGDGMVHAVKITNGDASYSCRFTETERLVQEKRLGSPIFPKAIGELHGHTGIARLMLFYARGLFGLLNHRNGTGVANAGLVYFHDRLLAMSEDDLPYQVRVTDDGDLETVGRFDFDGQLNSAMIAHPKIDPETKELFALSYDVVKKPYLKYFRFSPEGEKSPDVEIPLASPTMMHDFAITENFVVIPDQQVVFKLSDMFLGKSPVKYDGEKVSRFGILPKNAEDASEMIWVESPDTFCFHLWNAWESPETDEAVVIGSCMTPADSIFNECDEQLNSVLSEIRLNLKTGKSTRRTIIPGSVQMNLEAGMVNRNFLGRKTRYAYLAIAEPWPKVSGFAKVDLSTGEVKNHFYGDKKYGGEPFFLPRGLESDGEDDGYIMSFVHDEEGWKSELQIVNAVTLELEATIKLPSRVPYGFHGTFVNSADMLNQA